In Campylobacteraceae bacterium, a single genomic region encodes these proteins:
- a CDS encoding HAMP domain-containing histidine kinase — protein sequence MSKRNKIYLVSLSLIVISALFMLKEIEDKEEKGLRNLTETVLIIKDLQNNVLFLRRNEKDFLLRHNEKYSLDFTKNYIKIQRNITSLINHLKKEKIDTSELLRFNTTVKEYKLLFKNIVETQKIFGLNENKSKYLDLRQTAHALLDDVKLNKKMLSDVLQLRRHEKDFLLRKDLKYRALFLKKERTIFIAAKNQKRINLLKQYKLKFLELVKLQEKIGLNENLGLMGKMRNSIHKSEKILDILANKFIKDIENKSVELINLTYIFIMILFVIVILIMTILVKFFMSESKINALNLLNNELSKTLNNLEKTQDKLIEAEKMASLGGLVAGVAHEINTPLGIALTGITYFDEISHNIHKIYETQDMTQEDFEKYLDESKDISSQVLKNIQRASDLVQSFKQVSVDQTSEIKREFYVKDYTNSIILSIHNQIKRTHITIENNIPSDVKINSYPGAFGQIITNLILNSLIHGYTNKDKGLISFTLKKEKNDIVLHYKDDGKGIKESDLPHIFEPFFTTRRGIGGTGLGLNILYNIVKKQFEGEISCKSKVNEGVDFEIIIPID from the coding sequence TTGAGTAAACGAAATAAAATATATTTAGTTTCCTTATCTCTTATAGTCATAAGTGCTTTATTTATGTTAAAAGAAATTGAAGACAAAGAAGAAAAGGGGCTTAGAAACTTAACAGAAACAGTTTTGATAATAAAAGATTTACAAAATAATGTACTATTCCTAAGAAGGAACGAAAAAGATTTTTTACTTAGACATAATGAAAAGTACAGTTTGGATTTTACGAAAAATTATATAAAAATTCAAAGAAATATTACCTCCTTAATAAATCATTTAAAAAAAGAAAAAATTGATACCAGCGAACTCTTAAGATTTAATACTACAGTCAAAGAATATAAATTATTATTTAAAAATATTGTAGAAACTCAAAAAATCTTTGGACTCAATGAAAATAAGTCTAAATATTTAGACTTAAGGCAAACAGCCCATGCATTATTAGATGACGTTAAATTAAATAAAAAAATGCTTTCAGATGTTCTACAATTAAGAAGACACGAAAAAGATTTTTTACTAAGAAAAGATTTAAAATACAGAGCTTTGTTTTTAAAAAAAGAAAGAACTATTTTTATAGCTGCAAAAAATCAAAAAAGAATTAATTTACTCAAACAATATAAACTAAAGTTTTTAGAGCTCGTTAAACTTCAAGAAAAAATAGGACTGAATGAAAATCTAGGACTTATGGGAAAAATGAGAAACTCAATTCATAAAAGTGAAAAAATATTAGATATTTTAGCAAATAAGTTTATAAAAGATATCGAAAATAAATCTGTAGAACTTATTAATTTAACCTATATTTTCATTATGATATTGTTTGTAATTGTTATTTTAATAATGACTATTTTGGTTAAATTCTTTATGAGTGAGTCAAAAATAAACGCATTAAATCTCTTAAATAATGAATTGTCAAAAACTCTAAATAATCTTGAAAAAACACAAGATAAATTAATCGAAGCAGAAAAAATGGCAAGTTTAGGGGGCCTTGTTGCAGGGGTGGCACATGAGATTAATACTCCTTTAGGCATTGCTTTAACAGGTATCACCTATTTTGACGAAATTTCACATAATATTCATAAAATCTATGAAACGCAAGACATGACACAAGAAGATTTTGAAAAATACTTAGACGAATCAAAAGATATTTCCAGCCAAGTACTAAAAAATATACAAAGAGCATCCGATTTGGTGCAATCCTTTAAACAAGTATCTGTTGATCAAACAAGCGAGATTAAAAGAGAGTTTTATGTAAAAGATTATACCAATAGTATTATTTTATCTATACACAATCAAATCAAAAGAACACACATCACAATTGAAAATAATATTCCCTCTGATGTAAAAATAAATTCTTATCCCGGAGCTTTTGGACAAATTATTACAAATTTAATACTTAACTCACTAATACATGGATACACCAATAAAGATAAAGGTCTTATATCCTTTACTCTAAAAAAAGAAAAAAACGATATTGTATTACATTATAAAGACGATGGTAAAGGAATCAAAGAAAGTGATCTCCCTCATATATTTGAACCTTTTTTCACCACTAGAAGAGGTATTGGAGGAACAGGTTTAGGTTTAAATATTTTGTATAATATTGTTAAAAAACAATTTGAGGGAGAAATTTCATGTAAAAGTAAAGTCAATGAAGGCGTAGATTTTGAAATTATTATTCCTATAGATTAA